In a genomic window of Aggregatimonas sangjinii:
- a CDS encoding helix-turn-helix domain-containing protein, which yields MLNFGNDLEPIFIFAGLAFLLLIGPLLRWHVAGMTQVDFKLPPRFYLEIVPFALFFTSSFFIDKNWFEANNKEAVIVFASVLIFIYLHFAFYIFIAYRQLKRVRNDHVKALRTKSQKAIILWLQLLIIGFVVIWVSYFLNIIENAVPYVVGPLMYSAVVYFLSLKAYQLKITDMDGKVFKMNDDIELFAQISKIISTDKFYLEPNVSLSSLSKLINKSTQKTSEVINQYSKKNFNDFINYYRVGEAKKMLSSGNKYTISTIAYDSGFSSLSSFNSAFKKFEGKTPSLYRKENSL from the coding sequence ATGTTGAATTTTGGTAATGATTTAGAGCCGATTTTCATTTTTGCCGGTTTGGCTTTTCTACTTTTAATAGGTCCTTTATTACGATGGCATGTTGCCGGAATGACCCAAGTCGATTTTAAATTACCCCCTCGGTTTTATTTGGAAATAGTACCGTTTGCGTTGTTTTTTACATCGAGCTTCTTCATCGACAAAAATTGGTTTGAGGCCAATAACAAAGAGGCTGTCATAGTTTTTGCCAGCGTGCTTATTTTTATTTATTTACATTTTGCTTTTTATATTTTCATTGCTTATCGGCAACTAAAAAGAGTAAGGAACGACCACGTCAAAGCATTGCGGACTAAATCTCAGAAAGCGATAATCTTGTGGTTACAACTATTGATTATTGGTTTTGTAGTCATATGGGTTTCTTATTTTTTGAATATTATTGAAAACGCCGTTCCATACGTCGTAGGACCACTTATGTATTCTGCGGTCGTTTATTTTTTGAGCCTTAAAGCCTATCAACTTAAAATAACCGATATGGATGGCAAAGTCTTCAAAATGAACGATGACATTGAATTATTCGCTCAAATATCAAAAATAATTTCTACTGATAAATTTTATTTGGAACCTAATGTATCCCTTTCCAGCCTAAGCAAGCTAATTAATAAAAGCACTCAAAAAACCTCTGAAGTAATCAATCAATATTCAAAAAAGAATTTTAACGATTTTATCAATTACTACAGGGTCGGGGAAGCCAAAAAAATGCTCTCAAGCGGCAATAAGTATACGATATCCACTATTGCTTATGATTCTGGCTTTAGCAGTTTGTCGTCATTCAATAGTGCTTTTAAAAAGTTTGAAGGCAAAACTCCATCTTTATATAGGAAAGAAAATAGTCTTTAA
- a CDS encoding trypsin-like serine protease: MKTLMTTKKLIWSILIMVCIPYCTFSQEDDIGSTSSELRQGAADVNTPTANATVKVGTCTGTLIANNIVLTSGHCFDEDLRQVQGSRTAYPHGCNDWENPTQWYPFNGGVTIPVRIGNDSENWEATYQANAYSLPGCVDIIMLRLANPVPRSVAIPATVATQLTVSSLQDQQLQMVGWGSSGLEDLWKKSTVNTNVNAGWDLIGHANLVTGMAESEGNLFAATEGNTLWMRPASGANVRWQKIGHANNVIAMAALDGKLFAATSDDKLWVRDAVPINVNWQSIGHANGITAMTAIDNELYATTNSNRLVVREPVLEDAPWANIGHANDIIALASSNGRIYGAQATNTMWSRPTGRRDLDWRYEGEANDIRAMAATDTEIFATNRPGDGFPQNSRRLRQTGLATFGGFLCGTGSAASRRAQFCANGIGGARILPGDSGGPIYWLRPGLPRVLIGVTRQTNSVGGTFVATFFNRTATGVDTMNIGRWISRMANPQTP; the protein is encoded by the coding sequence ATGAAAACTTTAATGACAACAAAGAAACTTATATGGTCTATACTAATTATGGTGTGCATTCCGTATTGTACATTTTCCCAAGAAGATGATATTGGCTCTACAAGTTCGGAATTACGGCAAGGAGCTGCCGACGTAAACACGCCAACCGCCAACGCGACGGTGAAGGTAGGCACATGTACGGGAACACTTATTGCCAACAATATTGTTCTTACTTCCGGCCATTGTTTCGATGAGGACCTTAGACAGGTACAAGGAAGTAGAACCGCATACCCACATGGTTGTAACGATTGGGAAAACCCGACGCAATGGTATCCTTTTAATGGCGGGGTAACGATTCCTGTTCGGATAGGGAACGATTCGGAAAACTGGGAAGCCACATACCAAGCCAATGCATACTCACTGCCAGGCTGTGTGGATATAATCATGTTGAGACTGGCTAATCCCGTGCCGAGATCTGTTGCCATTCCGGCCACGGTTGCCACGCAATTGACGGTGAGCTCCCTTCAAGATCAGCAACTGCAAATGGTTGGTTGGGGTTCATCCGGTCTAGAAGACCTATGGAAAAAATCTACCGTCAATACGAATGTGAATGCTGGCTGGGATTTAATCGGCCATGCGAACCTTGTAACCGGAATGGCCGAAAGTGAGGGTAATTTGTTTGCGGCCACCGAAGGAAATACGCTTTGGATGCGACCCGCGTCCGGTGCGAATGTGCGATGGCAAAAAATCGGACATGCAAATAATGTTATCGCTATGGCGGCCCTCGATGGTAAATTATTTGCTGCAACCAGTGATGATAAACTATGGGTTCGCGATGCCGTACCCATAAATGTCAATTGGCAAAGCATTGGCCACGCAAATGGTATAACAGCTATGACAGCGATCGATAACGAATTGTATGCGACCACAAATTCCAATCGGTTGGTAGTGCGCGAACCGGTTCTGGAAGATGCTCCCTGGGCCAATATAGGTCACGCAAATGATATTATCGCCCTAGCTTCCTCAAACGGTAGAATTTATGGAGCACAAGCAACCAACACCATGTGGTCCAGACCGACAGGGCGCCGAGACCTCGATTGGCGTTATGAGGGAGAGGCGAACGATATTAGGGCTATGGCCGCGACCGATACGGAAATATTCGCCACTAATAGGCCGGGGGATGGTTTCCCCCAAAATTCTAGACGCCTAAGACAAACCGGGCTGGCCACTTTTGGAGGTTTTCTATGCGGAACTGGCAGCGCAGCAAGTAGGCGAGCGCAGTTTTGTGCCAATGGTATTGGCGGGGCAAGAATTCTACCTGGTGATTCCGGAGGGCCTATTTACTGGTTACGTCCAGGCTTGCCTCGCGTGTTGATCGGCGTTACTAGACAGACTAATAGCGTAGGAGGAACTTTTGTCGCCACTTTTTTCAATAGGACCGCAACAGGAGTTGACACCATGAACATTGGTCGATGGATAAGCCGTATGGCGAATCCGCAGACCCCTTAG
- a CDS encoding alpha/beta hydrolase produces the protein MEEKLSFYKLFIVRLVFLIFTVLLLGCYSYNRPLSSPTTSIATVGITKVFVDVNGDYYPNNWQSQIKPNKIKSSLFLAYSNVDKEEILYRFRDDFLADFREKVKSKDRIYILVHGYNNNEIQAKRAFSKLIKKINIDPINDEVVEFYWDGLIGKGIGSAKIWSNAAGYSQMSGVLGLRPILNQLNNKEIFLISHSRGASVILSAISDPSWDKNFYIKTAGSLRERFLKPKGLLKNDNTIKSIMLAPAIGNVDFFKFRRKDDYILNHDNYRLFDSQFSEVYYTVNKHDVILKKIFKSLTNKLNPTGIGYDGSEVGVLMEIYDSPKFKKYDFSAGNHAHDFLDYVGNSKLNEILIDAEVPIKSN, from the coding sequence ATGGAAGAAAAATTGTCTTTTTATAAGCTTTTCATTGTTAGATTAGTATTCTTAATTTTTACAGTTTTGTTATTGGGATGCTATTCTTACAATAGGCCCTTATCATCTCCCACTACAAGCATAGCTACTGTCGGTATCACAAAGGTTTTTGTGGATGTGAATGGAGACTATTATCCAAATAATTGGCAAAGTCAAATTAAACCAAATAAGATTAAATCATCGTTATTTTTGGCATATAGTAATGTAGATAAGGAAGAAATTCTATATCGATTTAGGGATGATTTTTTAGCGGATTTTAGGGAGAAAGTTAAATCCAAAGATAGAATTTACATACTGGTGCATGGCTACAACAATAATGAAATACAAGCCAAACGTGCGTTTTCAAAATTAATTAAGAAAATTAATATTGACCCAATAAATGACGAAGTTGTTGAATTCTACTGGGACGGGTTAATTGGAAAAGGTATTGGTTCAGCTAAGATTTGGTCTAATGCAGCAGGTTATAGCCAAATGTCGGGTGTCTTAGGCCTACGCCCAATTTTAAATCAACTTAACAATAAAGAGATATTCCTAATTTCTCATAGTCGTGGGGCTTCTGTTATCCTCAGCGCAATCAGTGATCCATCCTGGGATAAGAATTTTTATATCAAGACTGCAGGCTCCCTTAGAGAAAGGTTTTTAAAACCCAAAGGTTTATTAAAAAACGATAATACAATCAAAAGTATTATGTTGGCTCCCGCTATTGGAAACGTGGATTTTTTCAAATTTAGAAGGAAAGACGATTATATTTTAAACCATGACAATTATCGTCTGTTTGATTCACAGTTTTCAGAAGTATATTATACCGTTAACAAGCATGATGTTATCCTTAAGAAAATTTTTAAAAGTTTAACAAATAAACTAAATCCAACGGGTATTGGTTATGATGGTTCTGAAGTAGGTGTCCTTATGGAGATATATGACTCTCCTAAATTTAAAAAATATGACTTTTCCGCGGGGAACCATGCTCACGACTTTTTGGACTATGTTGGAAACTCTAAACTCAATGAAATCCTTATAGATGCTGAAGTACCAATAAAAAGCAATTAA
- a CDS encoding DNA cytosine methyltransferase: MPIKVVELFAGVGGFRIGLEGYPKREDSNYEVVWSNQWEPSTKTQHANMVYNERWPNANHCKENIEEVVENNFDIIPDHDLLVGGFPCQDYSVATTLRNSKGLIGKKGVLWWSIEAILRRKENKPKYLLLENVDRLLKSPSKQRGRDFAVMLASLNNLGYAVEWRVINAAEYGMPQRRRRVFFTAYHNSTAIYKRLKETQTKVDWLDSEGVLANSFPIREITEKVTEGKVGKNLIKVSDEFNLNKKLSPFQNCGLMIDGKFHTVKSIPSYNGPYRTLGSVLIDFEDVPEEYFITQEEVNKEKGWKYLKGSKNEPRYNKKLDYYYNYTEGSMIFPDALDNASRTIITGEGGKSPSRFKHVIKQNGRLRRLTPLELERLNTFPENHTEHPQITDTKRAFFMGNALVVELIERIGIELFEQIENCSIPETVLC; this comes from the coding sequence ATGCCAATTAAAGTTGTGGAGCTTTTTGCAGGAGTTGGAGGATTTAGAATAGGTCTTGAAGGTTATCCTAAAAGGGAAGATTCTAATTATGAAGTTGTTTGGAGCAATCAATGGGAACCAAGCACCAAAACTCAACATGCTAATATGGTATACAATGAACGTTGGCCAAACGCCAATCATTGTAAGGAAAATATTGAAGAAGTAGTTGAAAACAACTTTGACATTATACCAGATCACGACTTACTAGTTGGAGGTTTTCCTTGTCAAGATTATTCGGTTGCTACTACCTTAAGAAACTCTAAAGGTCTTATTGGAAAAAAGGGGGTTCTCTGGTGGAGTATTGAAGCTATTTTGAGAAGAAAGGAAAATAAACCCAAATATTTATTACTTGAAAATGTAGATAGATTACTTAAGTCGCCTTCAAAACAAAGAGGAAGAGATTTTGCTGTAATGCTCGCATCTTTGAATAATCTTGGTTATGCAGTAGAATGGAGAGTAATAAATGCAGCCGAATATGGAATGCCACAAAGAAGAAGAAGAGTTTTTTTCACTGCTTATCATAATAGTACAGCCATTTATAAAAGATTGAAAGAAACCCAAACAAAAGTGGACTGGTTAGATTCTGAAGGAGTTTTGGCGAATTCATTTCCCATTAGAGAAATAACAGAAAAAGTTACAGAGGGTAAAGTTGGAAAAAACTTAATCAAGGTTTCGGATGAATTTAATTTGAATAAAAAATTAAGTCCATTTCAAAATTGTGGGTTGATGATTGATGGTAAATTTCATACTGTAAAATCAATTCCATCTTATAATGGTCCTTACAGAACCTTAGGGTCTGTCTTAATTGATTTTGAAGATGTTCCAGAAGAGTATTTCATTACACAAGAAGAAGTGAATAAAGAGAAAGGCTGGAAATATTTAAAAGGCTCTAAGAACGAGCCAAGATATAATAAGAAGTTGGACTATTATTATAATTATACTGAAGGTAGTATGATATTTCCCGATGCATTGGACAACGCATCTCGAACTATTATAACTGGGGAGGGTGGTAAATCTCCTTCAAGATTCAAGCATGTTATAAAACAAAACGGAAGATTACGAAGACTTACGCCATTAGAATTAGAGAGATTAAATACCTTTCCTGAAAATCATACAGAACATCCTCAAATTACTGATACCAAAAGAGCCTTTTTTATGGGCAATGCACTTGTCGTTGAGTTGATTGAAAGAATTGGCATTGAGCTTTTTGAACAAATAGAAAATTGTAGTATACCCGAAACTGTACTTTGTTAA
- a CDS encoding BglII/BstYI family type II restriction endonuclease yields the protein MTDLLTGISDEDLIAKHESYGADNLVRTPKSLSKAINDLLKERFVANEWSAESAIFQNPNYTGDTWRLDFAKETISIEVGFNHSSVIAWNLIKPVLASELNHVEKAIQTKIGILITATSNLKTRGGFDNAIGTYEKYLDYLPPLQNMLTAPLFIIGLEAPESFHIVQEQFAPRKKIGRVVINP from the coding sequence ATGACAGATTTATTAACTGGAATATCTGATGAAGATTTAATTGCAAAACATGAAAGTTATGGGGCAGATAACCTTGTAAGAACACCTAAAAGCCTTTCAAAGGCCATTAATGACTTGCTCAAGGAAAGGTTTGTCGCTAACGAATGGTCAGCCGAATCTGCTATTTTTCAAAACCCTAACTATACTGGAGATACTTGGCGCTTAGATTTTGCCAAAGAAACAATTTCAATTGAGGTTGGTTTTAATCATTCTTCTGTCATAGCTTGGAATCTCATAAAACCCGTTCTAGCAAGCGAATTAAACCACGTTGAAAAGGCTATTCAAACTAAAATTGGAATTTTAATAACTGCAACGTCAAATTTAAAAACCAGAGGTGGATTCGATAATGCAATTGGGACTTATGAAAAGTACCTTGATTATCTGCCTCCTCTACAAAATATGTTAACGGCTCCACTTTTTATAATTGGTCTTGAAGCACCAGAAAGTTTTCATATTGTTCAAGAACAATTTGCACCTAGAAAAAAAATTGGTCGTGTGGTAATTAACCCATAG
- a CDS encoding transposase: protein MTRRKFTPKFKTKVVLEALKERETAQELAQRFEISPQQVNLWKREFLAQAESVFIKGPKSAKSEAEEKEDHLLKVIGKQKVELDFLKNALR, encoded by the coding sequence ATGACACGAAGAAAATTCACACCCAAATTCAAGACAAAGGTAGTTTTGGAGGCTCTTAAAGAGCGTGAAACGGCTCAAGAACTTGCTCAGCGGTTCGAGATATCACCGCAACAGGTAAACCTTTGGAAACGGGAGTTTCTGGCCCAAGCGGAGTCGGTTTTCATAAAAGGCCCGAAATCGGCAAAGAGCGAAGCTGAAGAAAAAGAGGACCATCTTTTAAAGGTGATAGGCAAGCAGAAAGTGGAACTCGATTTTTTAAAGAACGCCTTGCGCTGA
- a CDS encoding IS3 family transposase — translation MISKDHSNLSIAKQSELLKLHRSGLYYKPKGESELNLELMRLMDEHYADHYFKGAKRMHTWLTMDKGYKVNQKRIDRLYYRVMGLSAIMPGKHTSRRNKAHKVYPYLLRNLKVYRPNQVWATDITYIPMRKGFMYLVAIIDLHSRYVLNWSVSNTMDAQWCKETLEVAMTKHGKPEIVNTDQGSQFTSEVFTHLVLSNDIKLSMDGKGRAIDNVFIERLWRSVKYESIYLNPPDSGIDLYEQLNGYFDYYNNRRRHQGIDNQIPFKRYLKQQQKAA, via the coding sequence ATGATAAGCAAGGATCATTCCAACCTAAGTATCGCAAAACAGAGCGAGCTTTTGAAATTGCACCGTTCAGGTCTTTATTATAAGCCCAAGGGCGAGAGTGAACTGAACCTGGAACTCATGCGCTTGATGGACGAACATTACGCCGACCACTATTTTAAAGGGGCCAAACGTATGCACACTTGGCTGACCATGGACAAGGGATACAAAGTGAACCAAAAGCGTATAGATCGTTTGTATTACCGTGTAATGGGCCTGAGTGCCATTATGCCGGGAAAGCATACTTCCAGGCGCAACAAGGCCCATAAAGTGTATCCTTACCTGCTCAGGAACCTGAAGGTCTATAGACCGAACCAGGTATGGGCAACCGATATCACCTATATACCGATGCGCAAAGGTTTCATGTACTTGGTAGCCATCATAGACCTGCATAGCCGTTATGTATTGAACTGGTCAGTGTCCAATACCATGGACGCACAATGGTGCAAAGAAACCTTGGAAGTGGCTATGACGAAACATGGAAAGCCGGAAATCGTCAATACCGATCAGGGCAGTCAGTTTACCTCCGAGGTGTTTACACATCTGGTCTTGTCAAATGATATCAAGCTGAGTATGGACGGTAAGGGAAGGGCCATAGACAATGTGTTTATAGAACGGCTGTGGAGAAGCGTTAAATATGAAAGTATCTATCTCAATCCCCCAGACTCAGGAATCGATCTATACGAACAACTCAACGGATATTTTGACTATTACAATAACAGAAGAAGACATCAGGGAATCGACAATCAAATACCTTTTAAAAGGTATTTGAAACAACAACAAAAAGCAGCATAA
- a CDS encoding protein-L-isoaspartate(D-aspartate) O-methyltransferase, with amino-acid sequence MRLILLSGISMLLCFGLAEAQVDYDELRKAMVENQLEVRGIRHSATLEAMRTVPRHKFVPEELQIQAYNDHPLPIGQGQTISQPYIVAFMTETLQLKKSDKVLEIGTGSGYQAAVLAQIVDSVYTIEIVEKLALAAKKRLGELQYGNISVKAGDGYHGWPEKAPFDAVIVTAGAEYIPEALVNQLKPGGRLTIPVGPHNGTRQLQLFIKKKNRLVKKNLMAVRFVPLTRAKD; translated from the coding sequence ATGAGGTTGATTCTTCTTTCAGGGATAAGTATGTTGTTGTGTTTCGGGCTAGCCGAGGCCCAAGTCGATTACGACGAACTCCGAAAGGCGATGGTCGAAAATCAGCTAGAAGTCCGCGGTATTCGCCATTCGGCTACGCTAGAGGCCATGCGCACCGTGCCACGACACAAATTTGTGCCGGAGGAGTTGCAGATACAGGCGTATAACGACCATCCGTTGCCCATTGGCCAAGGCCAGACCATTTCGCAACCCTATATCGTGGCGTTTATGACTGAGACGTTGCAATTAAAAAAGTCCGATAAGGTATTGGAAATTGGCACCGGATCCGGATATCAGGCAGCGGTATTGGCACAAATCGTAGATTCGGTCTATACGATTGAAATTGTGGAGAAACTGGCGTTAGCGGCCAAAAAACGGTTAGGAGAACTGCAATATGGTAATATCAGCGTAAAAGCAGGCGACGGCTATCACGGATGGCCCGAAAAAGCACCTTTTGATGCCGTAATTGTCACCGCTGGTGCAGAGTACATTCCAGAAGCTTTGGTGAACCAACTCAAACCAGGCGGCCGCTTGACCATTCCCGTAGGTCCACATAACGGAACACGACAGCTGCAGTTGTTTATCAAAAAGAAAAACAGGCTTGTAAAAAAGAATTTGATGGCGGTACGCTTTGTACCGCTTACACGTGCAAAAGACTAA
- a CDS encoding FKBP-type peptidyl-prolyl cis-trans isomerase yields MKFAPLFLLFLSLLSCNSKEQTDFLAKNETEIIQYLSDNDLNAQRTSSGLYYIIEDQGNGARPTASSNVTVAYKGYFLDGSVFDESSSAGVSFNLNQVIPGWTEGIPLFQEGGNGMLLVPSHLGYGSSNNRGIPGGSVLLFDIELIAVND; encoded by the coding sequence ATGAAATTCGCTCCCCTTTTTCTTTTGTTTCTATCGCTTTTGTCCTGCAACTCCAAGGAACAGACCGATTTTTTGGCCAAAAATGAAACGGAGATTATCCAATACCTTTCCGATAATGATTTAAATGCCCAAAGAACCAGTTCTGGCCTATATTATATCATCGAGGATCAAGGCAATGGTGCTCGTCCTACCGCTTCTTCGAACGTCACGGTAGCCTATAAAGGATATTTTCTAGACGGATCGGTTTTTGACGAAAGCAGTTCCGCAGGTGTCTCCTTTAACTTGAACCAAGTGATTCCCGGATGGACCGAAGGTATTCCCCTTTTTCAAGAAGGTGGAAACGGGATGTTGTTGGTTCCCTCCCATCTGGGATACGGCAGTTCCAATAATCGCGGTATTCCCGGAGGTTCGGTCCTGCTGTTCGATATCGAGCTGATCGCTGTAAACGACTAA
- a CDS encoding cold-shock protein: MSKGTVKFFNETKGFGFITEEGSNEEHFVHISGLVDEIREGDEVTFELTQGKKGLNAVNVTVL, encoded by the coding sequence ATGAGTAAAGGAACAGTAAAATTCTTTAATGAGACCAAAGGTTTTGGTTTTATTACGGAGGAAGGTTCAAACGAGGAACATTTTGTTCACATTTCTGGATTGGTAGATGAGATTCGCGAAGGCGATGAAGTAACCTTCGAACTGACCCAGGGTAAAAAAGGATTAAACGCGGTAAACGTAACAGTACTATAA
- a CDS encoding TlpA family protein disulfide reductase encodes MRGLLAVGIVLFLALSACKETKFKELPMQEEPAVLAPEQTPASVYEDMDGNPVHLSDFKGKRIFLNYWATWCKPCIEEMPVLQRLQTALSTGDYVFLFASDQSIAIIEKFKKTKDFDLTFIKYNGTWADQDIMALPVSIIYTSAGEQLARFDGVMDWETPAMLQKLKELH; translated from the coding sequence ATGAGGGGACTACTTGCCGTTGGTATTGTACTATTTTTAGCCCTATCGGCTTGTAAGGAAACCAAGTTCAAAGAACTTCCTATGCAAGAGGAGCCGGCTGTCCTAGCCCCCGAACAAACTCCAGCATCCGTTTACGAAGATATGGATGGAAACCCCGTCCATCTTAGCGATTTCAAAGGCAAACGCATATTCTTGAACTATTGGGCTACTTGGTGCAAACCCTGTATCGAAGAAATGCCTGTGTTACAACGTTTGCAAACAGCGCTATCGACCGGAGATTACGTTTTTTTATTCGCCTCGGATCAGTCCATTGCCATCATCGAAAAATTCAAAAAAACCAAGGATTTCGACTTGACCTTCATCAAGTATAATGGGACCTGGGCGGACCAAGACATCATGGCCTTACCAGTCAGCATAATCTATACTAGTGCAGGGGAGCAGCTTGCGCGATTTGACGGGGTCATGGACTGGGAGACTCCCGCCATGCTTCAAAAATTAAAAGAGCTACATTAA
- a CDS encoding DUF4251 domain-containing protein: protein MANADLDTMVQKERFEFNARTARPMVTNAISQIAQSGLLAPGNSVGRIDLGGTANFLKIAGDSVSANLAYYGERQLGGGAYGNNTGIVFEGVPQDMEITKDEKKERYNINFSIKEDMEWYNVYVQINPNLSGTVDVVSSHRTRIGYTGTVNALQEEE, encoded by the coding sequence ATGGCGAACGCTGATTTAGACACTATGGTCCAAAAAGAGCGCTTTGAGTTCAACGCTAGAACGGCGCGTCCCATGGTTACGAATGCGATAAGCCAAATTGCACAAAGTGGACTCCTAGCCCCGGGAAATTCCGTTGGGCGCATCGATTTGGGGGGGACTGCAAATTTTCTTAAGATTGCCGGCGATTCAGTGTCTGCGAATTTGGCGTATTATGGTGAAAGACAATTGGGTGGTGGTGCATACGGTAACAATACGGGTATCGTATTCGAGGGCGTACCGCAGGATATGGAAATTACCAAGGATGAAAAGAAAGAGCGATACAATATCAACTTCAGCATCAAGGAAGACATGGAGTGGTACAACGTATACGTTCAAATCAATCCCAATTTATCGGGAACCGTGGACGTGGTTAGCTCACACCGAACTAGGATAGGCTATACAGGAACCGTGAACGCCTTGCAGGAAGAGGAGTAG
- a CDS encoding SDR family NAD(P)-dependent oxidoreductase: MSTTHFDLTNKTILLTGASDGIGKALAAYLLRMGASVAVHYNSNEASAKDLEEQYPDLAKAFQADLSQEKAVIELFERVVGHFGKLDTIILNAGVFLKHSSTAITEEWLAVWKKTMAINLDAVGLLTKLGLDHFLPRGKGRFVYIGSRAAFRGETEEYLAYAASKGGLTSLARSVARSFGKQNIKSFIVSPGFTRTRMAESFIATYGEERVLNEIALKELTRPEDLAPLVALMCSGGMDHATGATIDVNAGSHIR, translated from the coding sequence ATGAGCACCACCCATTTCGATTTAACAAATAAGACTATCCTGCTTACCGGTGCTTCGGACGGTATTGGAAAAGCGCTTGCAGCGTATTTGCTTCGAATGGGGGCAAGCGTCGCCGTACATTACAATAGTAATGAGGCCTCTGCAAAAGACTTGGAAGAGCAATACCCGGACCTAGCGAAAGCCTTTCAAGCGGACCTTTCCCAGGAAAAGGCTGTCATTGAACTATTCGAAAGGGTAGTGGGGCATTTCGGAAAATTGGATACCATTATATTGAACGCTGGTGTCTTTTTAAAACACTCGTCTACAGCCATTACAGAGGAATGGCTGGCCGTATGGAAAAAGACCATGGCCATCAATTTGGATGCGGTAGGCCTACTGACCAAACTTGGTCTGGACCATTTTTTGCCAAGGGGCAAAGGGCGTTTTGTTTATATCGGGAGTCGGGCCGCTTTTCGAGGCGAAACCGAAGAATATTTGGCCTATGCGGCCTCTAAAGGCGGCCTAACATCCTTGGCGCGTAGTGTCGCCCGTTCCTTCGGGAAACAAAACATCAAATCGTTTATCGTTTCCCCTGGATTTACCCGAACCCGAATGGCCGAGAGTTTTATTGCTACCTATGGGGAAGAGCGCGTGCTCAACGAGATCGCTTTGAAGGAGCTGACCCGACCGGAAGACTTGGCCCCCCTAGTAGCCTTGATGTGCAGCGGAGGTATGGACCATGCTACAGGAGCAACCATCGATGTGAATGCCGGAAGTCATATTCGATAA
- a CDS encoding cupin domain-containing protein, which yields MVEKIHWDAIPTEKVTPQMERKLVYGEKVMVAKMKFKDGFRVPLHYHENEQITSVLSGTIRFWFGADKEQTFDLNAGEVVVIPANVPHEALMIGDVEEIDTWAPIRKDWLDGTDTYLRE from the coding sequence ATGGTAGAAAAAATTCACTGGGATGCCATCCCGACCGAAAAAGTAACTCCACAGATGGAGCGGAAGTTGGTCTATGGTGAGAAAGTAATGGTTGCCAAAATGAAGTTCAAGGACGGCTTTCGCGTACCCTTGCACTATCATGAGAACGAGCAGATTACCTCGGTACTGTCGGGAACGATACGGTTTTGGTTCGGGGCCGACAAGGAACAGACCTTCGATTTAAATGCCGGGGAAGTCGTCGTTATTCCGGCGAACGTACCCCATGAAGCCCTAATGATCGGCGATGTGGAGGAAATCGATACCTGGGCACCCATCCGCAAAGATTGGCTAGACGGAACGGACACCTATCTGCGGGAATAA